A stretch of Cyanobacterium sp. HL-69 DNA encodes these proteins:
- the ispD gene encoding 2-C-methyl-D-erythritol 4-phosphate cytidylyltransferase IspD, giving the protein MFLLIPAAGVGKRMGAKGNKLLLKLENKPLLAWTLINAEKSQEIEWIGIMGQPYDFEEFTQIIEQLSLTKPVTLIKGGDTRQQSVYNGLQALPSHAQKVLIHDGARCLATPKLFDRCAKALDNCQGLIAAIPVKDTIKIVDENKTVIDSPNRDYLWAAQTPQGFDVKLLKQCHNQGLELGWEVTDDAALLERCGYSVQIVEGEETNLKVTTPMDLTIAEFILNHGKV; this is encoded by the coding sequence ATGTTTTTATTAATTCCAGCCGCAGGTGTGGGCAAAAGAATGGGTGCAAAAGGCAACAAACTACTATTAAAATTAGAAAATAAGCCCCTCTTGGCATGGACATTAATCAACGCCGAAAAATCTCAGGAAATTGAATGGATAGGAATTATGGGGCAACCCTACGACTTTGAAGAATTTACCCAAATTATTGAACAATTATCCCTCACCAAACCCGTCACCTTGATAAAAGGGGGAGACACGAGACAACAATCAGTTTATAACGGTTTACAAGCCTTACCTAGCCATGCCCAGAAGGTATTAATCCATGATGGGGCAAGATGTTTGGCAACCCCAAAATTATTTGATCGTTGTGCCAAAGCCTTAGATAATTGTCAGGGTTTAATTGCAGCTATCCCTGTTAAAGATACTATCAAAATAGTAGATGAAAACAAAACTGTCATAGATAGCCCTAACCGTGATTACTTATGGGCAGCCCAAACCCCCCAAGGATTTGATGTGAAGTTATTAAAACAATGTCACAATCAAGGGCTAGAGTTGGGGTGGGAGGTGACAGATGATGCGGCGCTGTTGGAAAGATGTGGTTATTCGGTGCAGATAGTAGAAGGGGAAGAAACTAATTTGAAAGTAACTACTCCCATGGATTTAACTATTGCGGAGTTTATTTTAAATCACGGGAAAGTATAG
- a CDS encoding Beta-lactamase class A, whose protein sequence is MAFFIPDESLQKTAEEVLNATWQRFPSLAKNQIALTWLVYDEPIIVNTGGALSVDEFWKHPIRGYSYRGDENLYPASVVKLFYLVAVKDWIKTGMLETSPELERAIRDMIVDSSNDATGLVLDVLTGTTSGPELTIAPFQTWAYQRNIVNRYYQSLGWEELKTINVNQKTWGDGPYGRERMYLGENFENRNRLTTNAIARLFHSIVGGVAVSSEISQEMMSLLQRDVNQKTLAPHEEENQVSGFLGEALSTGDLLWSKAGWTSKVRLDSAYIEKSNGKAYHLTVFTEGIENSQNREILPFISSQISEFL, encoded by the coding sequence ATGGCTTTTTTTATCCCTGATGAGTCCCTCCAAAAAACCGCCGAAGAAGTTTTAAACGCTACATGGCAAAGGTTTCCTTCTTTGGCAAAAAATCAAATTGCCTTGACTTGGCTTGTGTATGATGAGCCAATAATTGTGAATACTGGGGGTGCTTTGTCGGTGGATGAGTTTTGGAAGCATCCTATTCGGGGTTATAGCTATCGGGGGGATGAAAATCTTTATCCTGCCAGTGTGGTGAAACTTTTTTATTTGGTGGCTGTTAAGGATTGGATTAAGACGGGGATGCTAGAAACTAGCCCAGAGTTGGAAAGGGCTATTCGGGATATGATTGTGGATTCGAGTAATGATGCTACGGGCTTGGTTTTGGATGTGTTGACGGGTACGACATCAGGCCCTGAATTAACGATCGCACCTTTTCAAACATGGGCATATCAGCGTAATATTGTCAACCGTTATTATCAATCTTTGGGGTGGGAGGAGTTAAAAACCATCAATGTTAATCAAAAAACTTGGGGAGATGGTCCCTACGGCAGAGAAAGAATGTATTTAGGGGAAAATTTTGAAAATCGTAATCGTTTAACCACCAATGCGATCGCCCGATTATTTCACAGTATAGTAGGAGGTGTGGCAGTATCCTCGGAAATATCTCAAGAAATGATGAGTTTATTACAAAGAGATGTAAACCAAAAAACCCTCGCCCCCCATGAAGAAGAAAATCAGGTGAGTGGCTTTTTGGGGGAGGCATTGAGTACAGGCGATCTTCTTTGGTCAAAAGCAGGATGGACATCAAAAGTAAGACTTGATAGCGCCTACATTGAAAAAAGTAACGGTAAGGCGTACCATTTAACAGTGTTCACCGAAGGCATAGAAAATAGTCAAAATAGAGAGATTTTACCCTTTATCTCCTCCCAAATCAGCGAATTTCTATAA
- a CDS encoding sodium-solute symporter, putative: MQTIDWIVVLLYLIATMAVGIYLSKKASKSLEDFFVSGRSLPWWLAGTSMAATTFSIDTPLYICGVVATRGIAGNWEWWSFGFAHVVLIYIFARLWRRAEIVTDAELTEIRYGGRMAAILRATKAFLFAVPINCIGIGYAMLAMVKVVDALQLWESLGLNVGDNGKLWSVIFVSFFVLIYSGFSGLWGVVVTDFFQFFLALFGALLVAVFAVNDVGGIRQLVTQVQAVTDIDVLAFIPLVRGDGFLGWQWSDFAGITLTTFSAYLFVQWWSFRRSDGGGEFIQRLVAAKDEAEAEKAAWFFNILNYIFRTWPWILVALAGLVIFPELEDPELAYPLMMLEFLPSIVLGLVVASLIAAFMSTVSTSINWGASYLTNDLYRRFFAPDASQAQLVFAGRVASALVTVIGAIAAFFAQDIATVFRLVIAIGTGPGLVLILRWYWWRINSAAELTAMLVGFAIGVLSMIPNLNVFPADFGLRLMVISGATAVVWISVMYLTPPESEETLTRFYLRVRPAGLGWKKQQDATGVKPLQNLGLDALKVVAGVMILFGSMLSIGGFLLLQSGVGWFCLVMAVIGGFWLRHLNKQRIFSMSRPGKK, translated from the coding sequence ATGCAAACAATCGATTGGATAGTAGTCTTGTTATACCTCATTGCCACCATGGCAGTGGGAATATATCTCTCAAAAAAAGCCTCCAAAAGTTTAGAAGACTTCTTCGTCTCAGGGCGCTCGTTGCCTTGGTGGTTAGCAGGTACAAGTATGGCCGCCACCACCTTTTCCATTGATACCCCCCTCTACATTTGCGGAGTTGTTGCCACTAGGGGTATCGCAGGTAACTGGGAATGGTGGAGTTTTGGCTTTGCCCACGTGGTATTAATTTATATATTCGCCCGATTGTGGCGTAGGGCGGAGATTGTCACCGATGCGGAGTTAACGGAGATTCGTTATGGGGGAAGAATGGCGGCAATTTTACGGGCAACCAAAGCCTTTTTATTTGCCGTACCTATCAACTGTATCGGTATTGGTTACGCCATGTTAGCCATGGTGAAGGTGGTGGACGCTTTGCAGTTGTGGGAAAGTTTGGGGTTGAATGTGGGCGACAATGGCAAGTTATGGAGCGTTATTTTTGTTAGTTTTTTCGTCCTCATCTATTCAGGATTTTCAGGGTTATGGGGAGTGGTAGTAACGGACTTTTTCCAATTCTTCCTCGCCCTGTTTGGAGCTTTATTAGTGGCGGTGTTTGCGGTCAATGATGTGGGGGGTATTAGGCAGTTAGTTACCCAAGTACAGGCAGTTACAGACATCGATGTATTAGCTTTTATCCCTTTGGTGCGGGGGGATGGCTTTTTGGGTTGGCAATGGAGCGATTTTGCAGGAATTACCCTAACTACTTTTTCGGCATATCTTTTTGTGCAGTGGTGGAGTTTTCGCCGTAGTGATGGGGGAGGGGAGTTTATCCAAAGGTTAGTGGCGGCAAAGGATGAAGCGGAAGCGGAAAAGGCGGCATGGTTTTTTAATATCCTCAATTATATCTTCCGTACTTGGCCTTGGATTTTGGTCGCTTTGGCTGGATTGGTTATTTTTCCTGAATTAGAAGATCCTGAATTGGCTTATCCTTTAATGATGTTGGAGTTTTTACCTTCTATCGTCCTCGGTTTGGTGGTAGCTTCTTTGATAGCAGCGTTCATGAGTACGGTATCTACTTCTATTAATTGGGGGGCTTCTTACCTTACCAATGATTTATATCGTCGTTTCTTTGCCCCTGATGCTTCCCAAGCCCAGTTGGTTTTCGCAGGAAGGGTTGCTTCTGCGTTGGTGACGGTTATAGGTGCGATCGCCGCTTTTTTTGCCCAAGACATTGCCACGGTATTCCGATTAGTAATTGCCATCGGTACAGGGCCTGGATTAGTATTAATTTTAAGATGGTATTGGTGGCGCATTAACAGTGCAGCAGAATTAACAGCCATGCTGGTGGGTTTTGCCATCGGTGTGCTGAGTATGATTCCTAACCTCAATGTCTTCCCTGCGGATTTCGGTTTAAGGTTAATGGTTATATCTGGTGCTACGGCGGTAGTATGGATTTCGGTAATGTATCTTACCCCTCCTGAGTCCGAAGAAACCCTAACCCGTTTTTATCTACGGGTGCGCCCCGCTGGACTTGGTTGGAAAAAACAACAGGATGCTACAGGAGTTAAACCTTTACAAAATTTGGGCTTAGATGCTCTCAAAGTGGTGGCTGGGGTAATGATTCTATTTGGTTCAATGTTATCCATCGGTGGCTTTTTACTTTTACAATCGGGAGTGGGTTGGTTTTGCCTCGTGATGGCAGTAATCGGCGGTTTTTGGTTACGTCATCTCAACAAACAACGAATTTTTAGTATGTCTCGCCCCGGGAAAAAGTAA
- the ygfA gene encoding 5-formyltetrahydrofolate cyclo-ligase YgfA has translation MNIAEQKRQLRKKYIKERSQGDLLRSTHLDHFQWQKKSDRISRNLFNHPLIEKSRVILGYISHRQEPDLSFLYRHHPITWGIPRCQDKDLIWHQWHWGEKLRKGAYGIFEPYKDSLKIIPEEVELILVPAVACDQKGYRLGYGGGFYDRLLCQKPWQDIPTMGIIFDFAYVDELPTEEWDQPLDYICTEKGIIELKKDL, from the coding sequence ATGAATATAGCTGAACAAAAAAGACAGTTACGAAAAAAATATATTAAGGAGCGATCCCAAGGAGATCTGCTACGCAGCACGCACCTTGATCATTTCCAATGGCAAAAAAAGAGCGATCGTATTAGCCGTAATTTATTTAACCATCCTCTTATCGAAAAATCAAGGGTAATTTTAGGCTATATCAGCCATAGACAAGAACCGGATTTAAGTTTTTTATATCGCCATCACCCTATTACATGGGGCATTCCTCGCTGTCAAGATAAAGACTTAATTTGGCATCAATGGCATTGGGGCGAAAAACTCAGAAAAGGGGCTTATGGTATCTTTGAACCTTATAAAGATAGTCTCAAAATTATTCCAGAAGAAGTAGAACTAATTTTAGTACCTGCGGTGGCCTGTGACCAAAAAGGGTATCGATTAGGTTATGGGGGAGGATTTTACGATCGCCTCCTATGCCAAAAACCATGGCAAGATATTCCCACCATGGGCATCATTTTCGACTTTGCCTATGTGGACGAATTACCCACCGAAGAATGGGATCAACCCCTTGATTATATTTGCACAGAGAAAGGAATTATAGAACTAAAAAAAGACCTCTAA
- a CDS encoding Universal stress protein family translates to MKSILLCTDGSSYGENAYKYAAWMAKRLDAEVNILSVTDNRAQSKSSQGNWSGSLGLGASDELLEKLVELDHERAKLNHVRAKVILDHGKEILKQEGVEKVNGIHKTGFVADTVKNLEEKTDLIVLGKRGENADYNSVHLGANLERIVRVSNKPCFVTPHDYVPIDKVLIAYDGSATGHRILDFLVNVPFVKDLDIHLVMVSKGDDGNSKLSQALDLLENAGFSVQSSLLKGDEESEITSYIEQNNINLLIMGAYGHSRIRNLIIGSTTIQLLRSTRIPALLFR, encoded by the coding sequence ATGAAAAGTATTTTACTCTGTACAGATGGTTCTAGTTATGGTGAAAATGCCTATAAATATGCTGCCTGGATGGCCAAAAGATTAGATGCAGAGGTGAATATTTTATCAGTGACAGACAATCGAGCTCAAAGTAAATCTTCTCAGGGAAATTGGAGTGGAAGTCTTGGTTTAGGTGCATCGGATGAATTGCTAGAAAAGTTAGTGGAATTGGACCATGAAAGGGCAAAATTAAATCATGTACGAGCTAAGGTGATTTTGGATCATGGCAAAGAGATTTTAAAACAGGAAGGGGTAGAAAAGGTTAATGGTATTCATAAGACTGGTTTTGTCGCTGATACGGTTAAAAATTTAGAGGAAAAAACGGATTTAATTGTATTAGGTAAAAGGGGAGAAAATGCGGATTATAATTCCGTTCACCTAGGGGCAAATTTAGAGAGAATTGTTCGTGTTAGTAATAAACCTTGTTTTGTTACCCCCCATGATTATGTTCCCATTGATAAAGTTTTAATTGCTTATGATGGTAGTGCCACAGGTCATCGAATTTTAGACTTTTTAGTAAATGTTCCTTTCGTTAAGGATTTGGATATTCATTTGGTGATGGTGAGCAAAGGTGATGATGGTAACAGTAAATTATCACAGGCTTTGGATTTATTAGAAAATGCAGGTTTTAGTGTTCAATCTTCTTTGTTAAAAGGTGATGAAGAAAGTGAGATTACTTCTTATATTGAGCAGAATAATATTAATTTGCTCATTATGGGGGCTTATGGTCATAGTCGCATCAGAAATTTAATTATTGGTAGCACTACTATTCAATTATTGAGAAGTACCAGAATTCCAGCCTTGTTATTCCGTTAA
- the rplY gene encoding LSU ribosomal protein L25 RplY: MQVTLECNTRPEGSKPRALRREGKLPANLYGHSGSEAISLVLGHKEAIALLKSASINNTLVEMTIPELSWNGKVLIREVQSHPWKRTLHHISFFCPSGDNQVEVVVPVKIVGTSIGIKKGGIMEQMVTEVKVRCYPDNIPQFLEMDISKVDIGKTFQVADLVLSEGINVLDDPNKNIIGIVAPRKKG; encoded by the coding sequence ATGCAAGTCACATTAGAATGTAACACCAGACCTGAAGGCTCTAAACCAAGAGCTTTACGTCGTGAAGGTAAGCTCCCCGCTAACCTATACGGCCATAGTGGTTCTGAAGCTATTTCCTTAGTTTTAGGTCATAAAGAGGCGATCGCCCTTCTCAAAAGTGCTTCTATCAACAACACTTTAGTAGAGATGACTATTCCCGAACTTTCTTGGAATGGTAAAGTATTAATCAGAGAAGTTCAATCTCACCCTTGGAAAAGAACCCTCCACCACATTAGCTTCTTCTGTCCTTCTGGGGATAATCAAGTAGAAGTCGTTGTTCCTGTAAAAATCGTTGGTACTTCTATCGGTATCAAAAAAGGCGGTATCATGGAGCAGATGGTAACGGAAGTTAAAGTTCGTTGCTACCCTGATAATATTCCTCAATTCCTAGAGATGGATATTAGTAAAGTTGACATTGGTAAAACCTTCCAAGTTGCTGATCTCGTTTTATCAGAAGGAATCAACGTTTTAGATGATCCTAATAAAAACATCATCGGTATTGTTGCGCCTCGTAAGAAAGGTTAA
- the purA gene encoding adenylosuccinate synthase PurA: MKFSTKKLLANVIIIGAQWGDEGKGKITDLLSKSADVVVRSQGGVNAGHTVVVDGQTFKLHLIPSGILYPDTECIIGSGTVIDPQELLEEIDQLVDLNVSTDNLFISQTAHVTMPYHRILDQAAEDRRGKFKIGTTGRGIGPTYSDKAERIGIRMLDLINGDRHPDKLEWTINYKNAVLEKLYGLPPLDPQKVIKEYLGYAERLRPFVIDSSLKINQAVRSKKNILFEGAQGTLLDLDHGTYPYVTSSNPIAGGACVGAGVGPTIIDRIIGVAKAYTTRVGEGPFPTELEDEIGILLGDRGSEFGTTTGRRRRCGWFDAVIGRYAARINGLDCLAVTKLDILDELPEIKVCVAYEVDGETITELPTHANKFARCKPVYETLPGWQASTTECRTLEELPENALNYLKFLADLMELPIAIVSLGAGREQTIIVEDPIHGPKRALLNANVNPLQQS, translated from the coding sequence GTGAAGTTTAGCACTAAAAAACTCTTGGCTAACGTTATTATAATAGGCGCCCAATGGGGCGATGAAGGAAAAGGAAAAATCACGGATTTACTCAGTAAATCAGCGGATGTCGTGGTGCGTTCCCAAGGGGGCGTAAATGCAGGACATACTGTGGTCGTAGATGGTCAAACCTTTAAGTTACATTTAATCCCTTCAGGGATATTATACCCTGATACAGAATGTATTATCGGTTCTGGTACTGTGATAGATCCGCAGGAATTGTTAGAGGAAATTGATCAATTAGTTGATCTCAATGTTTCCACTGACAATTTATTTATCTCTCAAACTGCCCATGTGACGATGCCTTATCATCGCATCTTGGATCAAGCGGCAGAAGATAGAAGAGGTAAATTTAAAATTGGTACAACAGGCAGAGGCATCGGGCCTACCTATTCTGATAAAGCGGAAAGAATCGGCATTAGAATGCTTGATTTGATTAATGGCGATCGCCATCCCGACAAGTTAGAATGGACTATCAACTACAAAAACGCAGTCCTCGAAAAACTCTACGGTTTACCCCCCCTAGACCCTCAAAAAGTCATCAAGGAATACCTAGGTTACGCCGAAAGACTACGTCCTTTTGTTATTGATAGTTCCCTAAAAATCAACCAAGCCGTAAGAAGTAAGAAAAATATCTTATTTGAGGGGGCTCAAGGTACATTACTTGACCTCGATCATGGGACGTATCCCTATGTAACATCCTCAAATCCCATTGCTGGGGGAGCTTGTGTTGGTGCTGGAGTAGGACCTACTATTATTGACCGCATCATTGGTGTAGCAAAAGCGTATACCACCCGTGTAGGAGAAGGACCTTTCCCCACCGAACTAGAAGACGAAATCGGTATTTTATTGGGCGATCGTGGTTCTGAATTTGGTACTACCACGGGGCGCCGTCGTCGTTGCGGTTGGTTTGATGCTGTGATTGGTAGATATGCCGCCAGAATTAACGGTTTAGACTGCTTGGCAGTAACTAAATTAGACATCTTGGACGAATTACCAGAGATAAAAGTATGTGTGGCCTATGAAGTAGATGGCGAAACCATTACCGAATTACCTACCCATGCCAATAAATTTGCTCGTTGTAAGCCTGTCTATGAGACTCTACCCGGTTGGCAAGCATCCACCACGGAATGCCGTACCCTCGAAGAATTACCTGAAAATGCCTTAAATTATCTTAAATTTTTGGCAGATTTAATGGAATTACCCATTGCGATTGTTTCCCTTGGGGCAGGTAGAGAACAAACCATTATCGTTGAAGATCCTATCCATGGACCAAAAAGAGCTTTACTTAATGCCAATGTAAATCCTCTCCAACAGTCCTAA
- the thiD gene encoding bifunctional hydroxymethylpyrimidine/phosphomethylpyrimidine kinase ThiD — MKTAVALTIAGSDSGGGAGIQADLKTFAFNYVHGASVITCLTAQNTKTVTEVMAVSSDMVKAQFEAVISDIKVDALKTGMLFNEEIISTVADCIKAWGGKNILIDPVMVSRTGAQLIDNEAVEAMKSLLFPQALMLTPNLYEAQLLSGISITSIDDMKQAAAKIYDLGVKTVLIKGGAAQGQNKGIDVFFDGQNYTVVQIKAVDTLNNHGTGCSLGAAITAHLALGKSLPRAIASAKEYVTTALEYSLEIGSGCGPIGHFFPMIESQYLEFHQN; from the coding sequence ATGAAAACGGCGGTAGCGTTAACCATTGCTGGTTCTGATAGTGGTGGTGGTGCAGGAATTCAGGCGGATTTAAAAACTTTTGCCTTTAATTATGTTCATGGTGCCAGTGTAATTACTTGCCTCACGGCACAAAATACTAAAACCGTAACGGAGGTAATGGCGGTATCTTCTGACATGGTAAAGGCTCAATTTGAGGCGGTAATCAGCGATATTAAGGTGGATGCCCTGAAAACGGGAATGCTTTTTAATGAAGAAATTATCTCCACGGTAGCTGATTGTATCAAAGCATGGGGTGGCAAAAATATTCTTATAGATCCTGTAATGGTTTCTCGCACAGGAGCACAGTTAATTGATAATGAAGCGGTGGAAGCGATGAAAAGTTTGCTTTTTCCCCAAGCCCTCATGCTCACGCCTAATCTATACGAGGCTCAGTTGTTGAGTGGTATATCTATTACATCCATTGATGATATGAAACAAGCGGCGGCTAAAATTTACGATTTGGGGGTGAAGACGGTTTTAATTAAAGGTGGTGCCGCGCAAGGACAAAATAAAGGAATTGATGTTTTTTTTGATGGACAAAATTATACCGTTGTTCAAATAAAAGCGGTTGACACTCTTAATAATCACGGTACAGGATGCAGTTTAGGGGCGGCTATTACTGCCCATCTAGCCCTCGGAAAATCCCTCCCAAGGGCGATCGCCTCTGCTAAGGAATATGTCACCACAGCGTTAGAATATTCCTTGGAAATAGGCTCAGGATGCGGTCCTATCGGTCACTTTTTTCCGATGATAGAATCACAATATCTTGAATTCCATCAGAACTAA
- the yadG-5 gene encoding ABC2-type transport system ATPase component → MPVAHSLFPFLSMLINDNQEQIAIATYGLTKIYDKNIAVNEVDLQIKQGEVYGLIGPNGAGKTSLIRMLATAEEPTKGEIYLNGDRLLRDNTNPHLKQYLGYLPDDYPLYDDLNVIDYLDYFARLYKLSKPLRKQRLQEVLETVNLENKRNSPIATLSRGMKQRLSLARTIIHQPIILLLDEPVSGLDPIARLEFRQAIKLLQQAGMTILISSHVLSDLAELCTSIGIMELGCLVENSSLENLYQKFSKQQIFISSLAKNDQLEQELNNCLLVEYWEKLPDKNQYLTHFTGDLEQASQLLKELIKADIPIHNFHCEKESLETIFLKLGHEQTS, encoded by the coding sequence TTGCCCGTTGCCCATTCCCTATTCCCCTTTTTATCAATGTTAATTAACGATAATCAAGAACAAATTGCGATCGCCACTTACGGATTAACCAAAATCTATGACAAAAACATCGCCGTTAATGAAGTAGATTTACAAATCAAACAAGGGGAAGTTTATGGTTTAATTGGCCCCAATGGGGCAGGAAAAACTAGCCTCATCCGTATGTTAGCCACCGCCGAAGAGCCTACCAAAGGAGAAATCTATCTAAATGGCGATCGCCTTTTGCGGGATAATACCAACCCCCACCTAAAACAGTACCTAGGCTACCTTCCCGACGACTATCCCCTTTATGATGACCTTAACGTCATTGACTACCTCGATTACTTCGCCAGACTTTACAAACTATCAAAACCCCTCAGAAAACAAAGACTACAAGAAGTATTAGAAACCGTTAACCTCGAAAACAAAAGAAATAGCCCCATTGCCACCCTTTCCAGGGGCATGAAACAACGCCTTAGCCTTGCCCGGACCATTATCCATCAACCCATTATCCTTCTGCTCGATGAACCCGTATCAGGACTAGATCCTATCGCCAGACTAGAATTTCGTCAAGCCATTAAGCTACTGCAACAAGCGGGAATGACCATTTTAATATCATCCCATGTCCTCAGTGATTTAGCAGAACTATGTACATCCATCGGCATCATGGAATTGGGCTGTTTAGTCGAAAATTCATCCCTAGAAAATCTATACCAAAAATTTAGTAAACAACAAATATTTATTTCCTCCCTCGCAAAAAACGACCAACTAGAGCAAGAATTAAACAACTGTCTTTTAGTAGAATATTGGGAAAAATTACCCGATAAAAATCAATATCTTACCCATTTTACAGGGGACTTAGAACAAGCCTCTCAACTTTTAAAGGAACTCATAAAAGCAGATATTCCTATACATAATTTCCATTGCGAAAAAGAAAGCCTAGAAACCATTTTCCTCAAGCTAGGTCATGAACAAACATCCTAA
- the obg gene encoding Obg family GTPase CgtA, giving the protein MQFIDQVEIEVIAGNGGDGLVAFRREKYVPAGGPSGGNGGRGGSVILKAVTNLQTLLDFRYARQFKAEDGKRGGPNNRTGAGGNDRILEVPCGTMVYDIETEQLIYDLVKENETFVVAKGGKGGLGNQHFLSNSNRAPEYALPGLEGEIKQVRLELKLLAEVGIIGLPNAGKSTFISAVSSAKPKIADYPFTTLVPNLGVVRKPTGDGTVFADIPGLIEGASDGIGLGHDFLRHIERTRLLLHLVDVNAEDPLEDYKIIQEELNAYGRGLPERVQILALNKIDSIDEETQQYLIEQFRAVTNDQIFLISAVTGAGCDRLLQTIWQELDQLIMDNG; this is encoded by the coding sequence ATGCAATTTATAGATCAGGTAGAAATAGAAGTAATAGCAGGAAATGGCGGAGATGGCTTAGTTGCTTTCCGTCGAGAAAAATATGTCCCTGCGGGAGGGCCTTCGGGGGGTAATGGAGGTAGAGGAGGCTCGGTAATTTTAAAGGCTGTTACTAATTTACAAACCCTTTTGGATTTCCGCTATGCTCGTCAATTTAAGGCAGAAGATGGTAAAAGAGGAGGCCCGAACAATCGTACGGGTGCAGGGGGCAACGATCGCATTTTAGAGGTCCCCTGTGGCACGATGGTTTATGACATAGAGACGGAGCAGTTAATTTATGATTTGGTCAAAGAAAATGAGACTTTTGTGGTGGCAAAAGGAGGTAAGGGAGGTTTAGGAAATCAACATTTTTTGAGTAATAGTAACCGCGCCCCTGAGTATGCTTTACCTGGTTTGGAGGGGGAAATAAAACAAGTTCGTTTAGAGTTGAAACTGTTAGCAGAGGTGGGTATTATTGGCTTACCCAATGCAGGAAAATCGACTTTTATTTCGGCGGTGTCTTCTGCTAAACCAAAAATTGCTGATTATCCTTTTACTACTCTTGTGCCTAATTTGGGGGTGGTAAGAAAGCCGACGGGAGATGGTACTGTTTTTGCGGATATTCCGGGGTTAATTGAAGGGGCTTCTGATGGTATTGGTTTAGGGCATGATTTTTTACGACACATCGAGCGCACTCGGTTACTATTACATTTAGTGGATGTTAATGCCGAAGATCCTCTCGAAGATTATAAAATTATTCAGGAGGAGTTAAATGCTTATGGCCGTGGTTTGCCTGAGCGTGTCCAGATTTTGGCTCTTAATAAGATTGATTCTATCGATGAGGAAACCCAACAGTATTTGATAGAGCAGTTTCGAGCCGTTACGAATGATCAAATTTTCTTGATTTCGGCAGTGACAGGGGCAGGGTGCGATCGCCTTTTACAAACCATTTGGCAAGAGTTAGATCAATTGATAATGGATAATGGATAA
- a CDS encoding two-component response regulator, with amino-acid sequence MTEHILLVDDEPGIRESLQAYLGDNEDWQVDVASNAREAWTMLQNEVPDIIISDIMMPEVNGLQFLAQLKEDIRFQSIPVVFLTAKGMTTDRIEGYTAGCDAYLPKPFDPDELEAIIKNLLEKSKVRQESNPQSTQLDELVKDVKDIKDKLDNPNKLNVTESPIKIDLTPREQSVLDLVAKGLMNKEIAKTLQTSVRNVEKYVSRLFSKTGTNSRTELVRFALTHGLTD; translated from the coding sequence ATGACAGAACATATTTTATTAGTAGATGATGAGCCTGGTATTAGGGAGTCTTTACAAGCATATTTAGGAGATAATGAAGACTGGCAAGTAGATGTTGCTAGTAATGCCAGAGAAGCATGGACAATGTTACAAAACGAAGTTCCTGACATTATCATTTCGGATATTATGATGCCCGAAGTTAATGGACTGCAATTTTTGGCTCAACTAAAAGAGGATATTCGTTTCCAGAGTATTCCTGTAGTATTTTTGACAGCCAAAGGAATGACAACCGATCGCATCGAGGGATATACTGCTGGTTGTGATGCTTATTTACCAAAACCTTTTGATCCTGATGAGCTAGAAGCTATTATTAAAAATTTACTGGAAAAAAGTAAGGTTAGACAGGAAAGTAACCCGCAAAGCACTCAGTTGGATGAGTTGGTAAAAGATGTTAAGGACATTAAAGATAAATTAGACAACCCTAATAAGTTGAATGTAACAGAGTCTCCTATCAAGATTGATTTAACCCCTCGAGAACAAAGTGTATTAGACTTAGTGGCAAAGGGTTTGATGAATAAGGAGATAGCCAAGACGCTACAAACTAGCGTTAGAAATGTGGAAAAATACGTTAGTCGTTTGTTTAGTAAAACAGGCACTAACAGTCGCACAGAATTGGTACGTTTTGCCCTCACCCATGGTTTGACGGATTAG